DNA from Bacteroides zoogleoformans:
AGCGGTGTGTCCGAAACTTAAATATTCGTTTCCGACACACCGCTTACTTAATGCTAAGGCGGGTCTTATCAATAGTTCTCTTTCTTCACTTCGAAGTAAGCCTGCGGGTGCAGACAAGCCGGACAAGCCTTCGGAGCCTCCTTGCCCGTGTGAATGAAACCGCAGTTGCGGCACTGCCACACCACTTCACCCTCTTTGGCAAATACCGTGGCTGTTTCGATATTCCGGATGAAAGCACGATAGCGTTCTTCGTGTCCTTTTTCTGCAATGGCAATGTTGCGATACATCAATGCGATGGCGGGAAAACCTTCTTCATCGGCAATATCGGCAAATTTGGGATAGTCCAGCGTCCACTCCTCATTTTCACCGGCAGCTGCTGCTTGAAGATTCTCCAATGTGCTACCGATGACTCCCGCCGGATAAGAAGCAGTGATTTCTACCATACCGCCCTCCAACCATTTGAACATACGTTTGGCGTGTTCTTTTTCCTGATCAGCCGTCTCTGTGAAGATGGCGGCGATTTGTTCGTAACCTTCTTTCTTTGCCACACTTGCAAAATAAGTGTAACGCATTCTTGCCTGCGATTCGCCTGCGAATGATGTCAACAGATTCTTCTCTGTACGGGTTCCTTTGATACTTTTAGCCATAATCTCTTTTTTACTTGGTTAATATAATTACGTAACAATTCAATCTTTTCACCAACCGAGAGCACAAATCTAAGCATTAACTCCGATATTATCAATCTTTTGTGCCATCATATTTGCCCATGCCCAAACATATGAAAATTGTGATTAAAATCAAAGCATAATAATGAATGTTTATCTAAAAAAGCGGACACCCATAAAAAATCTGTCCCATCACCTGTTTCACGGCCAAAAAGTCGGCATCCTTGGTAAGGTTAAAAAACAGATTCTTAAGACGCAGGATGACGCGTTTTTTCTTTAAAGCTTTGTGTATAGGTTTTTAGACATGGATAATTGCCACAGTTTGCACTATTTTAATTAATTTTGCATCCTCTATTCATAAAGACAATAAGAACAGTGAAATAAAGATTTTCAGATTACAAATGAAAGTACTCGAATTCAAACCGAAGCTGTACACAGCGCTTAAAAGTTACTCGAAAGAACTTTTCATAGCCGACTTGATGGCCGGTATTATCGTAGGCATCGTAGCCCTTCCGCTTGCCATCGCATTCGGCATCGCCTCCGGCGTGTCGCCGGAGAAGGGCATCGTCACGGCCATCATCGCAGGCTTCCTCATCTCTCTGTTAGGTGGAAGCAAGGTGCAGATAGGCGGACCCACAGGCGCATTCATCGTCATCATCTACGGCATCATTCAGCAGTACGGCGAGTCGGGACTGATTGTGGCCACGCTCATGGCAGGCGTCATGCTCGTCCTGCTGGGAGTGTTCAAGCTCGGAGCGGTCATCAAGTTCATCCCCTATCCCATTATCGTGGGGTTTACGAGCGGTATTGCCGTCACCATCTTCACCACGCAGATTGCCGATATCTTCGGACTGACGTTCGGTGGCGAGAAAGTGCCGGGCGATTTCGTGGGAAAATGGATGATTTACTTCCGCCACCTCGATAGCATCAATTGGTGGAACACACTTGTAAGTATCGTAAGCATCTTTATCATTGCCGTTACGCCCCGGTTCTCGAAGAAAATTCCGGGTTCGCTCATTGCCATCATCGTGGTGACGGTGGCGGTCTGGCTGATGAAGGTGTATGGAGGCATCGACAGCATAGATACCATCGGCGACCGTTTCAGCATCCGTGCCG
Protein-coding regions in this window:
- the rbr gene encoding rubrerythrin, which codes for MAKSIKGTRTEKNLLTSFAGESQARMRYTYFASVAKKEGYEQIAAIFTETADQEKEHAKRMFKWLEGGMVEITASYPAGVIGSTLENLQAAAAGENEEWTLDYPKFADIADEEGFPAIALMYRNIAIAEKGHEERYRAFIRNIETATVFAKEGEVVWQCRNCGFIHTGKEAPKACPACLHPQAYFEVKKENY